DNA sequence from the Tachysurus fulvidraco isolate hzauxx_2018 chromosome 1, HZAU_PFXX_2.0, whole genome shotgun sequence genome:
GAGATATGGCAAAGTCAGAGCATTTTTGCttagattttaattaaaacttttGATTATGTAGAAAATATAatgtctttgtgttttattaaagcaTCGTAATCTTATGACATAAatcaaaaaatctaaatcaggaccttttttttttttttgcaaaatgcaAGGAGCTCACAATATTAcggacacaataaaaaaaataagcgtTAGTTTGAGGGCATTTTCTCTAATCAATATATCAAACTCCAGATCTACTGTTAAACTGACTGCTGCTCCTATGAATGCAGTTCATTGTAGAAGCACAGGAAGTCATGCATTTCCTTTTctgatatgatatgattaaTCAAATGATGCCTGGGAGTTTGAAAAGATTTCCTCCTAACAGACAAATCAGCTGATGAGCTGCAGGTAGAGTGAAAGGTATAATCAAATATAAATGTCGTTCagtaaaatgacagaaatcatAAGCAACTAAACATCATAACAAATTAATCCGAGATCAAAATTTTACACACCCAAATACAAACAGGGATATGAAAGACATTGCAATACAGAATGATTAGTGCTAGTAATGCAGTTAATTTACCTGGATCCTAATGATCTTTAACTAGATCATTTTACACATGGCTCACAGTTTCTTACTCTCggatattaattctttataaacgtaatatgttatataatacactacacttttgtgtatgtttgtttttgcttatgcatgaccatgtgtgtgtttatgtagatTTATGTGTCACAAAGTGATGGTGGTTATGGGTCGGCTCTGTTTCTTTGCGATGGGCTTTCGGGTCATAGTCAAGGGGAAACAGGCAACCAACAGAGATGCCCCGATTCTGGCTGTGGCTCCTCATTCTTCGTTCTTTGACTCTATCACTTGCATCGTAGCAGGCATGCCATCTGTGGTGTCCCGCACTGAGAATCTACTTCCTATCATGTTTGGACGTAAGTGCTTGTTTTCCATGTCTATATTTTGAATATTGAATAAAGACCTCTGTGTTGAATTAAGGCTATTTATAAACCTAAATCTGATATCAACAAATCCTACATCATTAATGCAGGAATCAGAATTCTTTACCCATCACGTTTGGGATCAAGTTGAAATGTAATCAATGCTTTATAAGCCATAACTGTTTTCCAAGTAACTGATCTGCCTAATTTGCTTAGACATCAAATTGTATCAGTCAATgggttatatatttttaatctatttCTAATATAAAAGCACTATTGAACGCTCAATCCGACTGTTGAATGGTGTTAAGTTTCTTTAACAGCAGATTCATAAGACTGCTCATAGCATATCAATAGGTCATCTGTCTTATAGCTTACTGTGCTACCTGGTGTATGGTGGATGAGCCAAAAACTCATGCACTATCATTGAATCATTGATCATTAAAGTTTTCTGTAGCAAGacttttatttagcatttttggcTGAAGTCTGCAGTATCAGAACTATAACatcaacattaaatgtaaccataaacaggtaaaaattataacgtcattaaaaaaaaatccttgtcaAATTGCTGTGATGTTACAGGAAAAACACTTTAGGGAATAcatttataggaaaataatacaATTCTGAGTGGTGCCACTTCGCATCTGATAGCATTACTAGGAGTGTTGATTATATTTTGAGAACAGTAAGCCTGCAAGCATGTTCCTGCAATAAAAAGGTTGTGTTGGGGTTTGAAAATTTACATATATTTCATGCAAAATAACACATTTGATTTTTGTATGTTCATAGTTAGgagtttgtgcatgtgtttgtgtatgtgaatgtgtatgtcCTTTAGGATTTATGCGCTGCCTGCAGCCTGTCGTTGTCTCACGGGAAGACCCAGAATCACGCaaaaccacaatcacacacatcaccaaccGGGCCAGATCTGAAGGCCACTGGCCACAGGTCAGAATAAATCCATACTGTTTTTTTAAGATGTAAATGTGTGAGCTATATGATGTAACTTGTTTTACAGCCTGTCTTTAAATGGGGATCTCAGAGTTGAGTTTTTGTGTTACGAAAGCAGGAAATTACTTTGAATTACCTCGGAACTGTCCTTCCTGTATAAGAATGAAGAATGCTTGGCTTTTCTGTGCCATAAAAGGCCATCAGTGATggttgtaaataaattaaataaatacttagTATGAAAATATGCATTGAATGTGGATTTGCTACATAATGCAGTGAATTGATTCAGATTAAAAAATCAGCACAGTTTTAGTAGATGAATCATCTTTCTAATTTCACAAAGACGTTATCTGCAATGTTTTTCAGCTGCTGATCTTCCCAGAAGGAACATGTACAAACAGATCTTGTCTCATTACTTTCAAACAAGGTATCAACACACACCATCTAATTAATAAACTTTAGtgcgtatgtactgtatgtatgtatgttctgtatgtatgtatgtatgtatgcatgtatgtactgtatgtatgtatgtatgtatgtatgtatgtatgtatgtatgtatgtataaataaaataaataaatacatgaaatgacaaatatacaaaaataataatatttattataaaataaacattttatttaatcccATTTTAGATTAATtcagcagtcagacagtcagtcaagTCAGTCAGAGAGTCTTAATATTCTTTTTCCTTTCAGGTGCTTTCTTACCAGGCGTCCCGGTTCAACCAGTGCTTATCAGGTACCCCAATAAACTGGTAAGTTTTATGTGGTTATTTTTTATGTCCATGTTCCACTGTGCCATATCCCAGTCAAAATATGCAGACGACATAccacaatgaaaataaaaaaaaagcaatgttCTTGTTATGATATGTAGAAGTCTGTTGATTGACAAATCCAAAATTAATTATCTAAAGCACCAGTCATGTAAAAACTCTGTTCCATCCTGCCCAGTTCCAAAAGtgttattaatataatgtatatgagCGGTCAATTGTCATTTAGTCAGTCAAAAGTTTCCAATGTAGCACATCATGTTTGCAAGATCGGTTAAAAAATCTATAGCTCATTGGTCAAGATCTCAGCTAgtggaatatttttattttgttatttcctAAATTTCACTTAGTACAgttgcattaaaataaatacatgtcatgttttatagcagtctgtttatttctgttctttagGACACAGTAACATGGACATGGCAAGGTCCTGCATTGTAAGTCTAACTTTAAGATCTATCCTAACATAATCTGGCCCACTGCTCAGCTTTAGGTATAAAATATCCTCTCAAAGTGTTGCCATAACTGGGATATATTTTGGCCCTCTAATGAGCTCGGTGACTTGTCATATTTTCCTGTCTTAATGTCCAGGGAATAATTCTCACTGGACAGGCAACACAAGCATTTTcctattttgtttgtttccagtACGCATAAATATCAATGATGTATCCAATGCTTTTATATTGAGCTAAtttcttttgaatttttttaatttatcccCATACCTTCTTGTAATCCATACTTCACTACAAACTTCCTGGGAAAACTAAAACTGAAAACCATTGAGTCAGGATCTGTGCTtaaaatgttgaatatttaGGTTGGTTTTAATTCCTCCTTAAGTGTAGTAACATCATCACTGCTTCCTGTTTTAGCCGGACGCTGGTTCTCCTCACATTGTGTCAGTTCTATACAACGGTGGAAATTGaggttatacagtacatttttaagTCTACTTTCTGATTTAGCTTTCTATTAAAGTTATATGCAAACATTATCAGAAGACATATAGTCAACTGAAAATTATAGAGTGTTAACTAATTGAAGATTTCTCTAAAGATCCaaactctttttttccttttagttcCTTCCTCCATATATTCCCAATGAAGAAGAGAAAAGTAACCCCATAAAATTTGCACAGTCTGTGAGGAGTCAAATGGCAAAGTAAGGAACAAACTAAAGTACAAGATTGCACTGGATCCAGAGAACTGTGCTGTACTATTGGAATCCCAATAGGATTAAGACAGTATTGATGATCTTCTTTGGTTTGACAGGGCTCTAGGCGTACCTGAAACAGATCACACTTTTGAGGACTGTCGTCTGATGATCTCAGCAGGGCAGTTGACTCTACCCATGGAGGCAGGGCTAGTGGAGTTCACCAAGATCAGCAGAAAGCTTAGGTATAGCACAGTATCTAGATTTTACTGCTTTCACTGTACAACATattattgtatgtacagtgttgaaatttgaaattttttgaaccctaaatatgacccaaagcatcataaaattttaataaaatcataaaagtCCCAAAAGCAGAGAAAGTAAACCCAATCAAACATATCAggcaaatatattatacttgtATAAGGAAAATGTtaggaaaatgttccaatattatatatctgtgagaggcaaaagtatgtgaacctctagGTTTAGTGCTTAATCTCAAGGTTAAATTAGAGTCCATCTGATTTCAGTCAATGGGATAACAATTAGGTCTCTGTGAGTGTCCTGTTTTATTTAACGAACAGAGTCACCAGAAACTTTCCTTGCAGTTATTGCTGCACAAGGGCTCACAACAGATACTAAAAGTAATAGTTCACATACATGTGAATTTGCAAGTAATTCTTTTcaataatcataaaaatatttttggctcatttgtttgattgtgttcactttgtttacttgtAGTACTTGTAGGACTTGTGTGAAATTTTCATGATGTTTTGGatcatatttatgtaaaaatataggaatttctaaagggttcacaaactttcaagcggCAGTGTATCATAAAGCATTATAGTGATTATAATGACTAACAGAATATGCTCATCTGTATCAGAACATCACTATTACCCCAAACACGCACACTTAGCTTATGTTCATAACTAAACAGAAACCTCCAATCTTTAGGTAAAGTACCATGAGCACATATTAATTTCTTAatcaacacacaaataaaaagttttacCTACACAGCTACTAGTGCAACTTttgcttgctttcttttctGAATGCTTCCTGAATGCTGGACTCTTTAACAATATCTTAAATAAGATGAATACCAAGAAAACGAGAAAACACAGAAGGCATCTTTTATGtttgaaaaaagaatgaattcCCCATTGTAAAGTAAACACTGTATTTACAGATTTTATAATGCTTACTAGTTAGCATTAGCTAATATGGCTGTATTTCTAAGTTGATTGAGGGTCTGTGTATGTAACTGTATATACGTTCTACTGCTAATGCAAACAATCTTGCTAATGGGAGTTAATCTGACAGGAACTCTGTAGAGACTGCGAGCCTGTGTACGTCCctgtttatacagtacactGTATAATGTCACTGCTAACACTATCCAGCTAGCTAATGAGGGGAAATTTGACAGGTTTCCTAAATCCAAcagtaaatcattttctttaattctttttaactTCCATCAGTCTGAAATGGGACAACATGCATAAGGAACTGGAGAATTTTGCTGCCATCGCCAAGTCGTGCAAAGGTGGTCGAATCAGGATCGAGGAGTTTGCTACTTTTCTCAAGCTGCCCATCAGCCCTGTGCTTCAGGAGCTCTTTGCTCTTTTTGACagggtgtgtttctgtgtgtgtgtgtgtgtgtgtatgtgtgtgagtgtgtgtgtgtgtgtgtgtgtgtgtgtgtgtgtgtgtgtgtgtgtgtgtgtgtgtgtgtgtgtgtgtgtgtgtgtgtgtttgtttttatgttcttATACTTTTTGCAGAACGGTACTGTATGTACTAAAAAATATTGACAAAACTGAATATGTTCCTTGGGACAGAAAAAACATAGTATGATTTACCATGTTACACTGCAGGACGGTGATGGCACCATTGATTTTAGAGAATATGTCATTGGTATGACAGTACTATGTCGACCGGCGAACACAGAAGAAGTCATCCAGACAGCATTTAAGGTACATACCCTATCCGAACATACCCTATCCTACTAGGATTGTTGtcactatgtttttttttattttattttactatccCAGAGCTTAACCATCAGACTTTGTATACTGGAAAGGCATTTTTGACTAGCAGACAGTTACTGACTAGCAGACAGTTAAAGAAGTACAGTAACTCTGTGATGTTTGGCCCCAGCTTTTTGATGTAGACGATGACAACAGCATCACTCGTGATGAGTTTGTAAGTCTGCTGCGCTCCACTCTCGGGGTCTGCGATCTTGACGTCACTAACCTCTTCAATGAGATTGACATTGATAAATCAGAACATATCACATACGGTGAGTATACAGTTTATAGGGCAAAGGTTTGTACCCAAattggcttctttttttttttttcattttagatcTGTATTACTAAAATAtgtaatttgtaatttgttCAGCTTAAAATGGTGGACAATTCATTAAAAGTGACTCGTTATATTTTAAAGTTTGTCAGATTGTCTTCATcttaaacagagaaagagagccaaagtgcaatgcaaaaacaagcgaaatgtttataattaaacaTGTAGTAAATTGATAATTGATAgtaaatctaatttaatctttttttggtttgttttacaGTTCAAAGTTAAATCAgtcattaaatcttttttttt
Encoded proteins:
- the lpcat2 gene encoding lysophosphatidylcholine acyltransferase 2 isoform X1, encoding MALEHSHHLKMPPKRVFPRQESLLLPAVVNPFCLDFKLTNSDKIKCFFLGIILVPLRCVLLFLVLMVAWLISSLITFKRPLKGEVEPFTGWRRFMCHKVMVVMGRLCFFAMGFRVIVKGKQATNRDAPILAVAPHSSFFDSITCIVAGMPSVVSRTENLLPIMFGRFMRCLQPVVVSREDPESRKTTITHITNRARSEGHWPQLLIFPEGTCTNRSCLITFKQGAFLPGVPVQPVLIRYPNKLDTVTWTWQGPAFRTLVLLTLCQFYTTVEIEFLPPYIPNEEEKSNPIKFAQSVRSQMAKALGVPETDHTFEDCRLMISAGQLTLPMEAGLVEFTKISRKLSLKWDNMHKELENFAAIAKSCKGGRIRIEEFATFLKLPISPVLQELFALFDRDGDGTIDFREYVIGMTVLCRPANTEEVIQTAFKLFDVDDDNSITRDEFVSLLRSTLGVCDLDVTNLFNEIDIDKSEHITYDEFLAFAYTHPEYAKLFTTYIELQRYQCGTEMGGLISHLTSSSTLPSSEQQEECNADKKDD
- the lpcat2 gene encoding lysophosphatidylcholine acyltransferase 2 isoform X2, whose product is MALEHSHHLKMPPKRVFPRQESLLLPAVVNPFCLDFKLTNSDKIKCFFLGIILVPLRCVLLFLVLMVAWLISSLITFKRPLKGEVEPFTGWRRFMCHKVMVVMGRLCFFAMGFRVIVKGKQATNRDAPILAVAPHSSFFDSITCIVAGMPSVVSRTENLLPIMFGRFMRCLQPVVVSREDPESRKTTITHITNRARSEGHWPQLLIFPEGTCTNRSCLITFKQGAFLPGVPVQPVLIRYPNKLDTVTWTWQGPAFLKWDNMHKELENFAAIAKSCKGGRIRIEEFATFLKLPISPVLQELFALFDRDGDGTIDFREYVIGMTVLCRPANTEEVIQTAFKLFDVDDDNSITRDEFVSLLRSTLGVCDLDVTNLFNEIDIDKSEHITYDEFLAFAYTHPEYAKLFTTYIELQRYQCGTEMGGLISHLTSSSTLPSSEQQEECNADKKDD